In Salvia miltiorrhiza cultivar Shanhuang (shh) chromosome 4, IMPLAD_Smil_shh, whole genome shotgun sequence, the DNA window tttcaataattgaaaattcgaatgttttcagattgatatttttattgagattatattgtgaataatttattttttattgagatcatttatgtttatgtttacttatatatatatatatatatatatattatgtttaacatttttatttatttatttaaattatcgttcaatttcgatgatggtcgtgcatcgcacgagcgggcacatactagttaaaatttaataatcacAAAGATATTTTAATTAGGATGAATGTAAAAGTGTACCTCAAATAAATATTGCTCGCCCCAAAATGGCAAATGGTTCCGGAATTTTCAaaggtctttttttttttttttgttatctgCAAAAAGTAATGGAAAAAAGTAAATCGAATCAGCCCACCAAGTTTTAGACTAGACCTCTCGAATTGCGATCTATTCGATTATAATACCATCCTATGAAATACATGtgtaattacaatttttttttttggtaaattaataatattaaataaaaaatttaaaaattaagtcACGGTGAACTTGAACTCAAGAACCACTCTACCACCCGACCAATACGGTATAATTACAATGTTACTAGTAAGTGCAGACTTAAAATCAAAGCCTTACACTAATGGAGAAACATCACACTTCTCATCATTCAATGTAGATGGAAAAAATCACCATTTTGGCTTTGTCGCAACCAACAATTTATTCGCTGCACATTGATACAGTATAAGAAAAAATATGCAGCTGCGTTTGGAGATGCTCGTCGCCGGCGCCTCGATATCCGTGCCCTAGGCGAAGTATCTGTGGTAGAGCTCCTCCGCTACAGCAAGAGCATCGCCCTGCGCCTTCACGGGGTAAGCCTCGACTCCGGCCTGCCACTCGTTCGAGTATGCAATCCACTCTTTCCTCCACTCCAACAACTCGAATTTCTTGTTCTCGTTCAAGCTCCTCAACAGACGCGTAAAATACATGGATGCTCGTGGAAGATAGTACTTCTCCAACAGCCCGCTCCAAAACTTGTTTGCTGAGgtccacaatttaaaaaaaataagtggtGATCGAGTTTTCACAAACACAAAAAGCTCGAGCAAACGAAGAAGGAAACCCGGCTCACCATAATCGTGAAGCTGGCTCTGCTCGTACTCAGTGTTGTCATACCACATTGTTACTTGCGTCCTTGCATTCCACTCGTACTAAATCAATCACAGACAATGGATAAGCGATTAGTTCATCAAAGGAAGGAAATTATCTGTCTCCTAACCTGTTTCCTCTCATCTGCATTGAGGGACAGCCCTTTTGCACTTTCGAGCCAAGGCCCGAGTAGGAAATTATCGTCCGTTGCAAGAAGTTTGTCGATGTCTTTGATGAGTTGGATGAACTTCAGAGAGTGGGAACTTAAAGCTTGCGCATCCTTATGCCGGAAAGCATATATTGCATTCAGATATACCTCGTTCGCAAGCTTTGAGAGCGACTGCCTAGTTAAGTCGACCAAATCATACCTGCAACGAATGCAATATTCAGCAATCTCGACGTAGCAAAATGCAATATTATTGAAGGGGTTTTGAGCAAATTAAAAAGTTCACCTGTACGTCGGGATGCCAGCAAGTTCGTCTCCAGCATCAAGGAATAACTTCAATGCGCTGATAGAGTCCCGATTGTCATACCATAAATGGGGCTGAGGCAAAGAAGGACTTGTTTCATGGAGAAGGAACCTTCTGTTTGGTTGCATACCAACGAGCCCGTGCCTCTTAACAAACTCACGTGCATCACGTTGTTTATTTATCAATGGATCCCAATCTGGAAATTTTACTATGTAATCTGTGTTATGGTCCTGCATCGGGAGATTTTGCGAAACAAACAGGAACTTAGTTATACACTGATGAAAGTGAAAGAACTGTCAAAACACATCAGAAGTGAATAGTCCGAGAAAAAACGTACTGCAATTCCATCCGTGCAGTTATATATAGAGCGATGAAGAATTTTCCATGCAGTCTCGACTTGCTTAACAGATTTACCATATCGTCTCCGGGAGTACTCTGTCAACCATTCCTGCAAGAGTGAAGATTGTAGAACAGCTGATTCTAGTTTTAGTAGCATAATCACTTTCAATCAAAAGGCATATGTTTCATTTATTTAGACAATCATACAAACTGCTAAAATAGGGATACTTGTTTTACCTGCAGGTCAAGTCGATCACCTCGAAACGCCATTTCCGACATCAGCTCATACACGACAGGATTGTGTTCTATCCCTTCCATGCACATGCCTACACCAATCTATGAGGAAAATATCAATGAATTACTATCTTAAGTAATCAGGAGGCACAATGAGTTTATAAGGATTTAAGGATCCAATTTCTACTTGTGATTTAACAATGGTAGCAATAGTTCCTAAACACAAAATGAAAGGTCACTGCAACATGCATAAGAATGTTCACTTCATATTTTAGGACTTCACACTTTATAGAATATACTCAAAACTGCAAACAAACTTTTGATTGTCCAAGTTCAACGTCATCGTCTACAAAATAAAAAGGAACTGCTTTTTCAAGATTAGGAAAAGGATATGAATAACAAGCAATACAATTTGGAATTAAAGCAATGGAAATTTGATGCAGCTTAATGTCTAGAAAATATCATAAAGTAAAGTTCTgaattttcccttttcttttacGATTTAAACACTGATATTGGTTCGATAGAAAAAACAAAGAAATCCCGAGATTAGTGGTTTCCACAAGGCACATAACACAACTTGGGCTAACACAAACTGTGGTATAAAAGCATGTCGAAGGCACAAAATCTTGAGGAACAAAGCCTACCATGGTCGAATTCTTGCTAACACGAGCATCAATTGGGCCCGATGCCACTGCATCTAGAATGCCATACATCTCAATATTTCCACCAAAGTTATGCAACATGCACCTGTTATATACATAATAGATGTCATTAGATGATAAACATAAATTAGATCGAATCTAAGCAACTAGGAAGTTGATGGATGacaaaaaatcagaaaaaaataaaaataaaaatcatagcTTTGTCCAAGTAAAAGATAGATAAAGAATATTGAACAAGTTACATGCCATATATAAGGAGTGTCGTAAAATTGGGACGACGATTTCCAAATTGGTTTGACCTCCGCAAATAGATCAAGCACTATCATTTTCCCAAATGGAACAGAATGTAGGAGTGCCTGCAATGAATGGATTAGGTTCAGCACGATATGAGCAGATGGCTGCAATCTGGTGACAGAGAGATGAGAAGGTGGACATACTTTTCTAACTCAAGAGTAGCTCATACCTTCATTTGTGGGGGCTTCCAAAATGATGAATCTGAATAAAAGAGCCAACCCTAGAAGGACATCAAATGGTAATAATTAAGCCGTAGACCTGGAAAAGCAGAGATAAATACAGACATGAATAAATAAGCAACtactttctcttttcttttctttctttttttctttggaAGGAGGATGAAAAATGCTTAGCAACAAATCGTAAGATGAAAGAAAATACTCCCCCACTCTTTCTGATAAAGTATAAAAAATTGTGCAATTGTGGTCAATTATAATCACCAGCTAATTTCCAGTAGGGTTATAAGTAACAGTCATGATGCTGGCAACTTaaatgagtaaaataaataataatgaaaaaaaaaaaacaccaaaaaATCTACTATCTGCATTCTATTGATTCTTGGGAATCTAAATTTTGTTTATACAGAAAAAGGCTTTATTGGCTCCACCCATGAACTGACCTAGGAAATCCATGAACTCAATTCAACTCGTAGGAAATCCATGAACTCAATTAATTCGAGTATCGAATTAGAGAACTACAAAGGATCAATGAAAAAACCACCAAGGATATACAAAGTACAAACAAACCGGAGATTAAGTCAAAGCATGACTAAAGCATACCTGCATTAGCCACACTGCATCTTTGTCGGCTTTAGACATTGCCTTATATACTGCAGAACCAAGGGACGAGATGTACATTGGGTCATTGGTAGGTGGAGAGTTCTCATTAAATGTATCACTGCAACCAATAATTCGTTGTTCAAAACTAGGGATGCACCCTGGGGGGGGGGAGGCAGAATAAAACTTTTTGGACATCAAATAACAAGGAGATCTAATACATTTCTTTTTATAACATAAATTACTAAACaccaatactgtataaataccaCTGTCACCCCCcgccccaaaaaaaaaacaccacTATGAGATTTATGGATGCTGGAGACTGTTTTCACTTTGTCAGAGCCAGGTCAGGAAGAGCTGGTTCTATATTAACAAAGAGAAACAATAAACTTTTCACATTACCTAGAAATTAATTTAACCAGTGCTGcatgaataaaaaaa includes these proteins:
- the LOC131022883 gene encoding alpha-N-acetylglucosaminidase, translated to MKSNKNFNFLFATTLLHLVLLCYSHSVHESEAIQSILKRLDSKKPSPTEQESAARGVLQRLLPTHLSSFAFKIIAKCFIHSNGQSRIKGTTAVDITSGLHWYLKYWCGAHVSWDKTGGVQLGSVPSPGSLPLVKDEGVMIQRPVPWNYYQNVVTSSYSYVWWDWERWEKEIDWMALQGVNLPLAFTGQEAIWQKVFAEFNITKNHLNDFFGGPAFLAWARMGNLHGWGGPLTQNWLDKQLMLQKKILFRMLALGMTPVLPSFSGNVPAALKTIFPSANISRLGDWNTVNGNPQWCCTYLLDPSDPLFVEIGEAFMLQQIKEYGDVTDIYSCDTFNENSPPTNDPMYISSLGSAVYKAMSKADKDAVWLMQGWLFYSDSSFWKPPQMKALLHSVPFGKMIVLDLFAEVKPIWKSSSQFYDTPYIWCMLHNFGGNIEMYGILDAVASGPIDARVSKNSTMIGVGMCMEGIEHNPVVYELMSEMAFRGDRLDLQEWLTEYSRRRYGKSVKQVETAWKILHRSIYNCTDGIADHNTDYIVKFPDWDPLINKQRDAREFVKRHGLVGMQPNRRFLLHETSPSLPQPHLWYDNRDSISALKLFLDAGDELAGIPTYRYDLVDLTRQSLSKLANEVYLNAIYAFRHKDAQALSSHSLKFIQLIKDIDKLLATDDNFLLGPWLESAKGLSLNADERKQYEWNARTQVTMWYDNTEYEQSQLHDYGEPGFLLRLLELFVFVKTRSPLIFFKLWTSANKFWSGLLEKYYLPRASMYFTRLLRSLNENKKFELLEWRKEWIAYSNEWQAGVEAYPVKAQGDALAVAEELYHRYFA